TTCAGAAGTGAGCTAACCGAGTTCAGAAGTAAGTTAGCCGAGTTCAGAAGTAAGTTAGCCGAGTTCAAGTGAGCTAACCGAGTTCAAAGTAAGTTAGCCGAGTTCAGAAGTGAGCTAACCGAGTTCAAAGTGAGTTAGCCGAGTTCAGAAGTGAGTTAGCCGAGTTCAGAAGTGAGTTAGCCGAGTTCAAGTGAGTTAGCCGAGTTCAAGTGAGTTAGCCGAGTTCGAAGTGAGTTAGCCGAGTTCAGAAGTGAGTTAGCCGAGTTCAGAAGTAAGTTAGCCGAGTTCAGAAGTGAGTTAGCCGAGTTCAGAAGTAAGTTAGCCGAGTTCAGAGGTGAGTTAACCGAGTTCAGAGGTGAGTTAACCGAGTTCAGAAGTGAGTTAGCCGAGTTCAGAGGTAGGGGGGTACTTATATAGGTAGGGGACTTTGGAAGTACCCCCCCCTCGCCTACCCCCTCTAACAATAGGTGCGAAAATTGCGAGTTATCAATATTTGCTTTATAAATAAGGAGTTTTTGAGAAAACAACCGCCCATAGCCGCCTACTTTGGGGAAGTGCAGCGCACCCCACCCAAAAAATGCCTCTGACCTAAGCAGCAGGCACAAAACTGCCCCACCACTCCCCAAAACACCGCCCAAAGCTGTTTTTAAACAAAAAAACGGGGGGCACTTTCAACAGTACCCCCCGTTTTTTGCGATGGACTCCACCTACTTAAATACCTTCGCCTCCGGCTTCTGGTGTGGGTGTGGTCGGTAGCCTGCCGCCTTGACCCTCAAATCGCTCCCGCAAGCCCTCATACACCGTATCGGCTCCCGGCAACCCCGCTTTGGCGGCGGCTTCAAAAAGGCGGTAGCCGATGAGGGCATTGCTGTATGCCTCCGAACCCGCCAATATTTGAGTGTCGCGCAGCCGCTCTGTGAGTTGGTTGGCGAGCAGCACGAGTTCGTCCAACTGGCGGTAGAGCGTAAAATCTTTCTGCACCTCCACCACATTCAGGTAGGCGGGCAGCAGGGTGGCGTTATTGTTCATAGCGGCGAGGCTATCCTCCACAAAGGACTTGTTCGCAATGTTGATTTTTGGCAGACTTTGGCGTTCTTCTACCGTAAGACCCACCAAAAAAGGCAATTGTTGCAAAATGGTTTGCAAGGCAGTTTTTACGGCTTGCACTTGGGCGGCGGTGAGCGTCACCGACACGCGGTTGTTTTGAGCATTTGACATAGTTAAAAAAAATTTAGGTTAAAAAATAAGCCGCTTTAGCTCCACGGCAAGCGAGTTGTGTTCGGCAGTGGGGGGCGGACTGTTGCGCAATGCTTAGTGTTCTTTATAGCAGATAAATTGTGGGTGAGTGGGTACTTTTTGTTTTTAAAAATAGGGCGTTTCGGCAAACTCAACGCCCTATCATAAGCTACAACTTTATCCATTGTGTGCTTTGTGTGAGGTGTCCGTCTTGTTTCCACGCTGCCCAATAGATGCCGCTCGGCAGGGCTGCTATCGAAAAATCGGCGCAACTATTGTCGGCACTCAACACAAAAGTTGTCATCAACCGACCCTGTGCATCGTACAACTCCACCACATTGCGCACCGCATCGCTGGTGTAGGGGGTGCAAATATGTAAGGTATTGCCGCCGGCAGGGTTGGGGCTGCATTGTAGGCGGGCTGCATCGGTATTGATTTTGTGCGCCTGCGGATAGCGCGCCGCCCCCTGCTGTTTGGCGGCAGGAAATACCAAATCGGGAATATCGGGGACAATAGCTTCGCCTGTAAAATGACTCCACAAAGCCGCCGCCTGTGCTGCTGCTGCGTGGGGTTTTCGGCGATACTCAAAAGCGTGTTGAGTTGGGCAGTAGTGGGCGTATATTCGGTAGTGGCACTGTAATACTGCAAATTGATGCTTTGCAGCGTTTTAAAATCAGCTTCTTCTTCCGTGTCGGTGGGTAGTGCATTCAGGAGGCTTTGTGCCGCAGCAACATCATTTTGTGCTATTTTTATGCACAGCAAAGTTTGTACTGCCGCCGTAGTGCCTTCCTCTTCCAATACTTCCTGTATTTGTTCGGAGTCGTTTTCGGTCATGAACTTTTGGAGCAAACGCTGCAATATCAACTCTTTGCGGCTGCTGTGCCGTTTGATGTCGCTGCTCAGATAATCGCGCGCCGAAAGCACCTGCTCCGTTTTGATGCTATACAGCAAAGCATATACGCCGGCAGGTACGTGGTTGTAGGCAATGTTCATCAGGCTGTCGCTCAGGGGCGCATTGCTCAACAAAATATCGTTGCGTTTCCATTGTGCCCTAGCGGTTTGCTCGGCGGTGGCTGCCAATACACTATCCGACAAATAGGGCGAAGCGGTTTTGAGCGACTGGTAAGTGGAATATTGATTGGGAGTAGTGGCAATTTTGCTCAGCAATACCTCCTTGCTGTCGTTGTCTATTTCTTGTTTCAGGTTGCGGATAATATCGCGCTCCCCCTCCAAACAATCGCGGGTGAGCGGCACACAGGGGTCTGGAGTAATAGGGCTGTCTTCTACCTCCAAGCAACCTGCATAACCCTCCAAAGGTGCTGCGATATTGGCATAATAATGATTATGAAAAAGGCAATAACCGTCGGTATCATCATAATCGCAATGCGGCACCAAGCGCGCATCGGAGGGATTTTCGGGATAATAGTAGATAAATTCTTCGGTTTCGGCTGCATCGGCTATAAAATGATGATGATGCGCCGCACTGAACAAATTTACCTGCGGCTCATCTGCCGTGCCTTGGTCGGCAATACTGCCATTTGCCATTCCTGCGCCTCATACATATACATCTGCTTCCGAACAGGTAAAATCATTTTCGGCGATATTTAAGCCGCTGTTGTTGCCTTCTGCCGAAATTCCAATAAAGGTGTTTTCAAAATCATTACATTCTATCAGGTTTTCGTACATTCCCAAACCGGAAAGCATTATACCCACACTGCCCGACATCAATAAATTTCCTTTTGCTTCAAAAGCATTTCCCGACAATTTTTTTCCGCCTCGTGCATATATATTTGCCAAATTACCCAATGTCACTGTACCTGTCGGCTCTGTCTGTTCTATGAAATCGTTGTTGTAAGCAAATAAATTGGCACTGCCAAAGAGCAGATATCAAAAGTATTATTATGAAATATATTGCGCTGCTCATCGGTGGCATCTAATATGCCGACTCGTACCTGATTGGTGGGTACTAATAAACTACTACGCGTGTAAATACCATAGCTCTCCGCCCGAAAAATTGCACGCATCTTGCCACCATAAAAGAAGCATCTAAACCCGTGATGCCGTATTGTTGGAGGTTGGTGAAGGTGCAGCCTTTGAATGGAATATTGCTCACCGCCCACAAACTTACGCCCGTGTGGGTTTGGCTATCGGTGCACTCAAATATGCAATCGGTGAATGCCGACACATTGGCGAGGGTATAGCGCAACATTTCTACGGATTTACGGTTGTTGAGGAAGGTGCACTCCTGCGCCTGCACAATGCCGCCGTAGTATTCTTGGGGGCTGGCATAGTTGCGGCGGGTGGTGCTCACGGCGCAGATGGCGTTTTCGATGAGGGCATCATTGCTGAATTGCACCACGCCGGGTCCGTCGGCAGCGAGGGCGTTGGCGGCATTGAGCATAGCGGCGGTGTGTGCCACTGCGGGGTTGCCCCATACCTCTATGCCCTGCCAGCGTTGTCCGGCGCAGGCGGAGGTGATAGTGGCACCATCTACCACTAATCGCGCCCCGCGCTCCACAATGATGCGCGCTTCGGCGGGCATACGCACCTCGCACTGCAAAGTGAGCGTGGCTCCGGATTTTACAACTATATCTTCATACATACGAATCGGGAAATCCCACGTTTCGTTTTCGGTGATTTCCCAAGGAACAGCAGATTTAGGGCAGTTGAATATATAATCTTTAACCGAAAATAAATAAGTATTGCGATGAACACGCGCAATTTGTTCGGGTGATAAATAACGAGAGGAGTTGGCATCGCTCATCATATTATTGGTACCATTTTGAGGGTCGGTAAAATCGTTGTTAGGAGTACCACAGTTCCAAATATGGGGATGATGGCAATTTTGTGGACACTCTGTTGTGCCTGCACCAAATACATCATCTAAATATTCCAAAGATTGAGTATTACAAATTTCAGGGCAACAAGTAGCTTGGTAAGTGTGTAATAGCCCCAAATTATGCCCC
Above is a genomic segment from Sphingobacteriales bacterium containing:
- a CDS encoding T9SS type A sorting domain-containing protein; its protein translation is MVFPAAKQQGAARYPQAHKINTDAARLQCSPNPAGGNTLHICTPYTSDAVRNVVELYDAQGRLMTTFVLSADNSCADFSIAALPSGIYWAAWKQDGHLTQSTQWIKL